From one Musa acuminata AAA Group cultivar baxijiao chromosome BXJ2-6, Cavendish_Baxijiao_AAA, whole genome shotgun sequence genomic stretch:
- the LOC103992941 gene encoding ras-related protein Rab11C has translation MAHRVDHEYDYLFKIVLIGDSGVGKSNILSRFTRNEFCLDSKSTIGVEFATKTIQIEGKTVKAQIWDTAGQERYRAITSAYYRGAVGALLVYDITKQKTFDNVQRWLRELRDHADSNIVIMMAGNKSDLNHLRAVSENDGQVFAEKEGLSFLETSALESLNVEKAFQTILMEIYHIINKKALAAKEATRTAGPIAQGTNINVSDPAGGSKTACCSR, from the exons ATGGCGCACCGAGTGGACCACGAGTACGATTACCTCTTCAAGATCGTCCTCATTGGCGATTCCGGCGTGGGGAAATCCAACATCCTCTCCAGGTTCACCCGCAATGAGTTCTGCTTGGATTCCAAGTCCACCATTGGCGTCGAATTCGCCACCAAGACCATTCAG ATAGAGGGGAAGACGGTCAAGGCACAGATTTGGGACACTGCTGGTCAAGAGAGGTACCGTGCCATAACCAGTGCGTACTACAGGGGTGCTGTAGGAGCACTCCTTGTCTATGATATAAcaaagcagaaaactttcgacaatgTCCAGAGGTGGCTTCGTGAACTCAGAGATCATGCTGATTCCAACATCGTCATCATGATGGCTGGTAACAAGTCAGATTTAAATCACCTAAGAGCAGTTTCGGAGAATGACGGCCAGGTATTCGCTGAGAAAGAGGGGCTTTCGTTCTTGGAGACTTCGGCACTAGAATCACTCAATGTCGAGAAGGCGTTCCAAACAATTCTTATGGAGATTTatcacataataaacaaaaaggccCTTGCAGCCAAAGAGGCTACAAGAACTGCAGGACCCATAGCTCAAGGGACAAACATCAATGTATCTGATCCAGCTGGAGGCTCAAAGACTGCTTGTTGTTCGAGATAA
- the LOC135613718 gene encoding uncharacterized protein LOC135613718: MEEEEDEIHEHATRSPPSTGLDAGGGETSIDITALDGIVNVNAILTLAIFVGLAWNPSSSGAGDEGLSPPICVAGAQVEKDLVSFHVFAFASFLFSSLVALCLKQAVHLAGPHGRSARVNRALLRAGIVASAVGSVFGCGFLMLALVNVVQIKLGTLGCSGPALGAVVPLVTLIPAAMLIYSAIVFYAFTR, encoded by the coding sequence atggaggaggaggaggacgagatcCACGAGCACGCGACCCGGAGCCCGCCGAGCACCGGCCTTGATGCAGGCGGCGGGGAGACGAGCATCGACATCACGGCGCTGGACGGCATCGTGAACGTGAACGCCATCTTAACCCTCGCCATCTTCGTCGGCCTCGCCTGGAACCCCTCCTCCTCCGGCGCCGGCGACGAAGGACTCTCACCGCCCATCTGCGTCGCCGGGGCGCAGGTGGAGAAGGACCTCGTCTCCTTCCATGTCTTCGCCTTcgcctccttcctcttctccagcCTCGTGGCCCTCTGCCTCAAGCAAGCCGTCCACCTCGCCGGCCCGCACGGCCGGTCGGCGCGCGTCAACAGGGCGCTCCTGCGCGCCGGGATCGTCGCCTCCGCCGTCGGCTCCGTGTTCGGGTgcgggttcctgatgctggcccTCGTCAACGTGGTCCAGATCAAGCTGGGGACGCTGGGGTGCAGCGGCCCCGCCCTGGGCGCCGTAGTGCCGCTCGTCACCCTCATCCCCGCCGCCATGCTCATCTACTCCGCCatcgtcttctacgccttcactcgCTGA